In Euphorbia lathyris chromosome 9, ddEupLath1.1, whole genome shotgun sequence, the following are encoded in one genomic region:
- the LOC136207408 gene encoding fe(2+) transport protein 1-like, translating into MGIFSKNTITLIFFIFLIILTISTPKALSQTDECEAETNDICNDKKKALPLKIIAIVSILVTSMIGVSAPLFSKSIPALDPNGNTFVIIKCFASGIILGTGFMHVLPDSFDMLWSNCLKENPWHKFPFTGFVAMLSALVTLLIDSMATSVYTKKGRGAVVNAENTVQDDDREMGVVTMVGHGHGHGHGHGHGHFHGHVQHDIKASIDGQQLLRYRVVAMVLELGIIVHSVVIGLSLGASSNTCSIKGLIAALCFHQMFEGMGLGGCILQADYKLLKKLIMAFFFSVTTPFGIAIGLALSNTYKENSPTALITVGLLNAASAGLLIYMAMVDLLAADFMGPKLQTSVKLQIKCFVAALLGAGGMSVMAKWA; encoded by the exons ATGGgtattttttccaaaaataccataaCCTTAATCTTCTTTATCTTCTTGATAATCCTCACGATTTCCACCCCGAAAGCTTTGTCTCAAACCGATGAATGTGAAGCTGAAACAAACGACATTTGCAACGACAAAAAGAAAGCGTTGCCTTTGAAGATCATCGCCATAGTTTCAATTTTGGTGACGAGTATGATAGGTGTATCCGCTCCTCTTTTCTCGAAATCGATTCCAGCTCTTGATCCGAATGGGAATACGTTCGTGATCATTAAATGTTTTGCATCCGGTATCATTCTTGGAACTGGTTTCATGCACGTATTGCCAGATTCTTTTGACATGTTATGGTCGAATTGCTTGAAAGAAAACCCGTGGCATAAGTTTCCGTTTACGGGTTTTGTGGCGATGTTATCTGCTTTAGTGACGCTATTAATAGATTCTATGGCGACAAGTGTATATACTAAGAAAGGAAGAGGTGCGGTCGTAAATGCGGAGAATACAGTACAAGATGATGATAGAGAGATGGGAGTAGTGACTATGGTAGGACATGGACATGGACACGGACACGGACACGGACACGGACATTTCCATGGGCATGTTCAACATGACATCAAAGCTTCAATTGATGGACAACAGTTGCTTCGTTATCGAGTTGTCGCCATG GTACTAGAGCTAGGAATCATAGTTCATTCAGTGGTGATAGGGCTATCACTAGGAGCATCAAGCAACACATGTTCAATAAAAGGACTAATAGCAGCACTATGTTTCCACCAAATGTTTGAAGGAATGGGTCTTGGAGGTTGCATTTTACAAGCAGATTACAAGTTACTTAAGAAGTTAATAATGGCTTTCTTCTTCTCAGTTACAACTCCTTTTGGAATAGCAATTGGTCTTGCTTTATCTAACACTTACAAAGAAAATAGCCCAACTGCTTTAATAACTGTTGGCTTACTCAATGCTGCTTCTGCTGGTCTTTTGATCTATATGGCTATGGTTGATCTTCTTGCTGCTGATTTTATGGGTCCTAAACTTCAAACTAGTGTTAAGCTTCAGATTAAGTGTTTTGTTGCTGCTCTTCTTGGGGCTGGTGGCATGTCTGTTATGGCCAAATGGGCTTGA